Proteins from one Nilaparvata lugens isolate BPH chromosome 10, ASM1435652v1, whole genome shotgun sequence genomic window:
- the LOC111057163 gene encoding venom allergen 5-like, giving the protein MLSLLLLVVLGVAAVKGSTERFDYCAFYPFHTLCLYKERDPLQDCLGHEFNDGKDHYLPEGRLTKEQKSEIKRAHNVLREKVAKGHLYRQANPAMYLPKASNMYELVWDDELEKAAQAHADRCQNVLFDVNRDVERFMVGQNIYHSCYTNKTWGDFKAAEVIDVWAETRYSMTKERFYGFSPRLGGKHMRLYTFAQMIWGPMDYIGCARAVFKGMKMVPEIKEQVEVYISQVVCNYGPSGMEMRQPIYNVGKNLAGCCKHKSLHYPAMCYPCERPSRPSTLPP; this is encoded by the exons ATGTTGTCGTTGTTATTGCTGGTGGTTTTGGGTGTGGCGGCTGTGAAGGGTTCTACCGAGAGATTCGACTACTGTGCATTCTACCCGTTCCACACGTTGTGTCTGTACAAAGAGCGCGACCCGCTTCAAGACTGTCTGGGCCACGAATTCAACGATGGCAAGGACCACTATTTGCCCGAGGGCAGGCTCACCAAAGAACAAAAGTCCGAAATCAAGAGGGCACACAACGTGTTGAGAGAGAAGGTGGCAAAAGGCCATCTCTACAG ACAAGCGAACCCGGCCATGTATCTGCCCAAGGCGAGCAACATGTATGAGCTGGTATGGGACGACGAATTGGAGAAAGCTGCGCAGGCGCATGCCGATCGCTGTCAGAATGTCTTGTTCGACGTCAATCGAGATGTCGAACGCTTCATG GTGGGCCAGAACATCTACCACTCATGTTACACCAACAAAACGTGGGGAGACTTCAAGGCAGCGGAAGTGATTGACGTGTGGGCGGAGACACGCTACAGCATGACCAAGGAGCGCTTCTACGGATTCTCTCCGCGTCTAGGGGGCAAACACATGCGACTCTACACGTTCGCTCAGATGATCTGGGGACCCATGGACTACATAGGCTGTGCCCGGGCGGTCTTCAAGGGCATGAAGATGGTGCCCGAGATCAAAGAACAGGTGGAGGTGTACATCAGTCAGGTTGTGTGCAACTATGGTCCCTCCGGCATGGAAATGAGGCAACCAATCTACAATGTGGGGAAGAATTTGGCTGGCTGCTGCAAGCATAAGAGCCTGCACTATCCTGCCATGTGTTATCCTTGCGAAAGACCATCTAGGCCTTCAACCCTACCTCCCTGA